One genomic segment of Paenibacillus xylanexedens includes these proteins:
- a CDS encoding ABC transporter ATP-binding protein: MIKLLYYLKKYRVAAIAALVMMLIELAVELAQPYLISKIIDNGIQQGDLSVVWLWGGVLVASAVVAFAAGIASSFFASHASLGFGYDLREKLYEKVQTFSYAVFNRFATSSLITRLTGDVTQVQDTVFMSLRFMTRVPLVVIGSMIMALIVNPRLGLLLVVMVPVLLIVVVWMIKKAALLFRNVQRRLDAVNGVIQENLTGIRLIRVFVRMGHEIERFAGFSGKLMKGTISALRLTETTMPFMLLMMNVCIIAVLWFGRVDIASGNATVGEVVAVINYLLRTIGAMSALSWILVTFSRASASAQRLNEVFNTEDTSETEQTKSLSTSAPSAGSMKSSNFPQSVYPAKKQRVVQGAVEFRSVGFSYPNSEITVLDNITFTAKAGERIAIMGATGSGKSSLVQLIPRLYTEDQGKVRIDGADASELDLSMLRGAIGYVPQEVVLFTGSIRENIAWGQEDATLEEIVEAAKRAQIHETIENLPNGYDTLLGQRGVNLSGGQKQRLSIARALVRRPRILILDDSTSALDVATEGRLLDALEELSCTTFIITQKISSTTSADLILLLDDGQLIGQGKHEDLMESSELYRRIHESQYGEGAQHVQSIH, translated from the coding sequence ATGATCAAGCTGTTGTACTACTTGAAGAAGTACCGAGTTGCCGCGATTGCAGCCCTGGTCATGATGTTAATTGAGCTTGCGGTGGAGCTGGCTCAGCCTTATCTGATCTCCAAGATCATCGATAACGGGATTCAGCAGGGAGACTTATCTGTCGTCTGGTTGTGGGGCGGTGTGCTAGTTGCTAGTGCTGTTGTGGCTTTTGCTGCCGGAATCGCGAGTTCGTTCTTTGCATCCCATGCAAGTCTGGGGTTCGGATACGATCTGCGGGAGAAGTTGTATGAGAAAGTGCAAACGTTCTCTTATGCCGTCTTTAACCGGTTCGCGACATCGTCCCTGATTACCCGATTAACGGGGGATGTGACCCAGGTTCAGGACACCGTCTTTATGAGTCTGCGCTTCATGACACGTGTGCCCCTGGTGGTGATTGGTAGCATGATTATGGCTTTGATCGTGAACCCGAGGTTGGGTCTGCTGCTGGTTGTCATGGTGCCTGTACTGCTCATTGTTGTGGTGTGGATGATCAAAAAGGCAGCGCTGCTGTTCCGCAATGTGCAGCGCAGACTGGATGCCGTCAATGGAGTCATCCAGGAGAATCTGACAGGCATTCGGCTGATCCGTGTCTTCGTACGGATGGGCCATGAGATTGAACGCTTTGCCGGATTCAGCGGCAAGCTGATGAAAGGCACCATTTCCGCGCTGCGCCTGACGGAGACAACGATGCCGTTCATGCTGCTAATGATGAACGTTTGTATCATCGCCGTGTTATGGTTTGGACGAGTCGACATTGCTTCCGGTAATGCAACCGTGGGTGAAGTGGTCGCCGTCATTAACTACCTGCTTCGCACAATTGGTGCCATGTCTGCGTTGTCATGGATTCTGGTAACCTTCTCCAGAGCAAGCGCTTCGGCGCAACGACTGAATGAAGTGTTCAATACGGAGGACACGTCGGAGACTGAACAGACGAAGTCGTTATCAACGTCTGCGCCATCTGCTGGATCTATGAAATCTTCAAATTTTCCGCAATCTGTATACCCGGCGAAGAAACAGCGCGTTGTGCAGGGAGCGGTTGAATTCCGCAGTGTAGGCTTCAGTTATCCCAATAGTGAAATTACAGTACTGGATAACATCACATTTACGGCAAAAGCGGGGGAGCGTATTGCCATTATGGGAGCAACTGGCTCAGGCAAATCTTCGCTCGTACAGCTCATTCCGCGTTTATACACAGAAGATCAAGGAAAGGTACGAATTGATGGTGCCGATGCATCAGAGCTGGATCTGTCCATGCTGCGTGGTGCGATTGGTTATGTGCCGCAGGAGGTTGTCCTGTTTACCGGTTCCATACGGGAGAATATTGCCTGGGGCCAGGAAGATGCTACCTTGGAGGAGATCGTGGAAGCCGCAAAGCGCGCGCAGATCCATGAAACAATCGAGAATTTACCAAACGGTTATGATACATTGCTGGGTCAACGGGGAGTGAATCTCTCCGGTGGACAGAAGCAGCGACTTTCCATTGCACGAGCACTGGTACGTAGACCAAGAATTCTGATTCTGGACGATAGCACAAGTGCGCTGGATGTAGCTACAGAAGGCAGACTGCTGGATGCGCTGGAGGAATTGTCGTGTACCACGTTTATCATCACCCAGAAGATCAGTTCAACCACTTCGGCGGACCTGATTCTGCTGCTTGATGATGGACAACTCATTGGACAGGGAAAACATGAAGACCTGATGGAATCGTCAGAGCTGTATCGTCGAATCCACGAATCACAATACGGGGAGGGTGCACAGCATGTTCAAAGCATTCATTGA
- a CDS encoding ABC transporter ATP-binding protein → MFKAFIEPFRQPPPPIDPETLRSGGGRKPKARAKNWSGTLGRIWTYLARRKVKLSMVLLMVFASSALALLGPYMVGVAVDDFIAGEAGASWTRFLIGLTAVYVLFSLTSWLQNIWMIEIAQETVFRMRYDLFSHLHKLPIPFFGKRQQGEIMSRVTNDIENVSGTLNSSAIQIFSSVLTLLGTFGVMLWLSPLLTLLTFIVVPLMAIGMRWITRRTGPLFKERQRNLGELNGYIEETLSGQRIIKAFSQEERVIRGFEERNTRIRISGFWAQTISGFIPKLMNGLNNLSFAIVAGIGGILAIQGSVTVGVIIIFVEYARQFTRPLNDLANQWNTLLSAIAGAERVFEVLDEDEEAKDEGAAISLDKVEGAVRFDKVSFGYDEGRNILHEISFEAKPGEMIALVGPTGAGKTTLIQLLSRFYDPTGGTLTVDGRDMTTIRRENLRSHMAFVLQDSFLFQGTIRENIRFGRLDATDEEVEAASRLANAHSFIVRMKDGYDKVLQADGSGISQGQKQLLAIARAILADPSILVLDEATSSIDTVTEIKIQEGLQRLMQGRTSFVIAHRLNTIRQADRILVLKDGQLLEQGSHDALLEQGGFYSELYYSQLRKKAQ, encoded by the coding sequence ATGTTCAAAGCATTCATTGAGCCTTTCCGTCAGCCACCGCCTCCGATTGATCCGGAGACGTTACGATCAGGTGGTGGTCGCAAACCCAAGGCACGGGCGAAGAACTGGTCAGGTACGCTAGGTCGTATCTGGACCTATCTGGCACGTCGCAAGGTTAAGCTGTCCATGGTACTGTTGATGGTGTTTGCCAGTTCCGCACTCGCTTTGCTTGGCCCTTACATGGTAGGGGTGGCCGTGGATGATTTCATCGCGGGCGAAGCCGGGGCAAGCTGGACTCGGTTTCTGATTGGATTAACCGCAGTGTATGTCTTGTTCTCTCTTACATCCTGGTTACAAAATATATGGATGATCGAAATTGCACAGGAAACCGTGTTCCGCATGCGGTATGATCTGTTCTCCCATCTGCACAAATTACCGATTCCATTCTTCGGTAAACGCCAGCAGGGGGAGATTATGAGCCGGGTGACCAATGATATCGAGAATGTCAGCGGTACGTTGAACAGCTCGGCGATCCAGATTTTTTCGAGTGTATTAACACTGCTCGGAACGTTTGGGGTTATGCTCTGGCTCAGCCCGTTACTGACCCTGCTTACCTTTATCGTTGTGCCTTTGATGGCCATCGGTATGCGTTGGATTACGCGCAGAACGGGACCGCTCTTCAAGGAGCGGCAGCGCAATCTCGGTGAACTTAACGGTTACATCGAAGAGACTTTATCCGGGCAGCGGATCATTAAGGCATTCTCCCAAGAGGAGCGAGTGATTCGCGGTTTTGAGGAACGAAATACCCGCATCCGGATTTCCGGTTTCTGGGCACAGACGATCTCTGGTTTTATCCCGAAACTGATGAATGGATTGAACAACCTGAGCTTTGCGATTGTGGCGGGCATTGGTGGTATACTGGCGATTCAGGGTTCGGTTACGGTCGGGGTGATTATTATCTTTGTGGAATATGCCCGTCAATTCACCCGTCCGCTGAATGATCTGGCGAACCAGTGGAATACGTTATTGTCCGCGATTGCGGGGGCTGAGCGCGTATTCGAGGTGCTGGACGAAGATGAGGAAGCTAAGGATGAAGGGGCAGCGATATCTCTGGACAAGGTAGAGGGAGCCGTTCGTTTCGACAAAGTATCCTTTGGATACGATGAAGGACGTAACATTTTGCATGAGATCAGCTTCGAAGCCAAACCGGGGGAGATGATTGCCCTTGTGGGTCCGACCGGAGCGGGGAAAACAACATTAATTCAGCTGTTATCCCGTTTCTATGATCCAACAGGTGGCACATTAACGGTAGATGGTCGCGATATGACCACCATTCGGCGTGAGAATCTGCGGTCACATATGGCATTTGTACTACAAGATTCATTTCTGTTTCAGGGCACGATTCGAGAAAATATTCGGTTTGGCCGTCTGGACGCAACGGATGAAGAGGTGGAAGCAGCCTCCCGGCTGGCGAATGCCCACTCCTTCATTGTGCGAATGAAGGATGGATACGACAAAGTGCTCCAGGCCGACGGGAGCGGCATTAGTCAGGGGCAGAAGCAACTACTCGCCATTGCCCGGGCAATCTTGGCAGATCCATCGATACTCGTACTGGACGAAGCGACGAGCAGTATTGATACTGTTACGGAGATTAAAATCCAGGAAGGGCTGCAACGCCTGATGCAAGGCCGTACCAGTTTTGTTATTGCTCACAGGCTGAACACGATCCGTCAGGCCGACCGGATTCTGGTGCTGAAGGATGGGCAGCTACTGGAGCAAGGCTCGCATGATGCATTGCTGGAACAAGGCGGTTTCTACAGCGAGCTGTATTACAGTCAGCTGCGTAAAAAGGCTCAGTAG
- a CDS encoding bifunctional metallophosphatase/5'-nucleotidase: MTSTNHTASFDILYTSDLHGAIRPIHYNTNAYRPAGLALLASLIRKERERSPELMLVDNGDLLQGSPLASYAASQVSKNEVHPFITVLNELGYDTAVMGNHEFNYGQNLLRGAVEASNFPWLSANIVKDEQPDVPAFGPPYLIKTLSTGVKVALLGATTHYIPNWEHPKNIEGLQFLDALETIRTWVSYIREHEQPDVMVVSYHGGFESDLETGEPTERLTGENQGYAICRDIKGIDVLLTGHQHRQLIANIHGVTVIQPGFSGNGAGHVTVQLEQSSGGKWQITDKQARLLLLDEHHEVEPDATVMKLTEELETEAQAWLDQPIGEVAGDLSITNATALRLKAHPFIAFVHQVQMEATGAQLSNTAMLSEEARGFGSHITVRDVLSNFIYPNTLTVLELSGQDIREALEQTARYFEVNASGEVAVNPAYMEPKPQHYNYDMWAGMEYELDISQPVGSRVVKLEHEGKPMDMNGMYSVVMNSYRAAGGGDYAMYPGKKVLHEGATDMAALVEDYIRRHQPLTVEQPNNWKVIGS, translated from the coding sequence ATGACATCCACAAACCATACGGCAAGCTTCGATATTCTGTATACCAGTGATCTGCACGGGGCGATCCGTCCCATTCATTACAATACCAATGCCTACCGCCCGGCTGGGCTTGCCCTGCTGGCTTCCCTGATTCGTAAGGAACGTGAACGTTCACCTGAATTGATGCTGGTGGATAACGGGGATCTGCTGCAAGGATCACCCTTGGCCTCCTATGCAGCTTCACAGGTTTCCAAAAACGAAGTGCATCCATTCATTACAGTACTGAATGAACTCGGTTATGATACAGCGGTGATGGGAAATCACGAGTTTAACTATGGTCAGAATCTGTTGCGCGGAGCAGTTGAAGCTTCCAATTTCCCTTGGCTGTCTGCCAATATTGTAAAAGATGAGCAACCAGACGTACCTGCCTTCGGTCCTCCGTATCTAATCAAAACCTTATCTACGGGTGTCAAAGTAGCCCTGTTGGGCGCAACTACGCACTACATACCGAACTGGGAGCATCCAAAAAATATTGAGGGGTTACAGTTCCTTGATGCCTTGGAGACCATTCGTACATGGGTTAGCTATATACGCGAGCATGAACAACCAGATGTAATGGTTGTGAGTTATCACGGCGGATTTGAGAGTGATCTGGAGACAGGCGAGCCCACCGAACGGTTAACTGGAGAAAATCAAGGCTATGCCATCTGCCGGGACATCAAAGGCATCGATGTGTTGCTTACCGGACATCAGCATCGTCAACTTATCGCTAATATTCATGGTGTAACCGTCATTCAGCCGGGATTCAGTGGAAATGGTGCGGGGCATGTAACCGTTCAGTTGGAACAATCATCGGGCGGCAAGTGGCAGATTACAGATAAACAGGCTCGGTTGTTACTTCTGGATGAACATCATGAGGTTGAACCTGATGCAACCGTCATGAAACTGACGGAAGAGCTGGAAACTGAGGCACAAGCATGGCTTGATCAACCCATTGGCGAGGTGGCTGGGGATTTATCCATCACCAATGCTACGGCTCTGCGACTCAAGGCACATCCATTCATTGCTTTTGTACATCAAGTGCAGATGGAAGCGACTGGAGCGCAGCTCTCCAATACCGCCATGCTGAGTGAAGAAGCTCGCGGTTTCGGGAGTCATATCACCGTTCGGGACGTGTTATCCAACTTCATCTATCCTAATACTCTGACGGTGCTGGAGCTGAGTGGTCAGGATATCCGGGAGGCACTGGAACAAACGGCACGTTACTTTGAAGTGAATGCTTCTGGTGAGGTGGCAGTCAATCCAGCTTATATGGAGCCCAAACCCCAACATTATAATTACGATATGTGGGCTGGCATGGAATACGAGCTGGATATCTCCCAACCTGTAGGCAGTCGAGTTGTGAAGTTGGAACATGAAGGCAAGCCAATGGACATGAATGGCATGTACTCTGTCGTGATGAACAGCTACCGCGCTGCTGGCGGCGGGGATTATGCAATGTATCCGGGCAAAAAGGTACTGCACGAAGGTGCCACGGACATGGCCGCACTGGTGGAGGATTATATTCGCAGACACCAACCGTTAACGGTTGAACAGCCGAATAACTGGAAAGTTATTGGAAGTTAA
- a CDS encoding phosphate/phosphite/phosphonate ABC transporter substrate-binding protein, translating into MEGVRLKKSALFLPLLILVLFLSACGSSSSTTGSANGDNASSNASGTSTAETEKAVEGYVPTELTVQFVPSQNADTLEAKAKPLEKLLGDKLGIPVKVSVSTDYNTIIEAMASNKVDVGFLPPTAYVLAKEKGAAQVILQAQRFGVNDETGAPTEELADSYKSMFIVKKDSPIQSIEDLKGKKVAYQNVTSSAGYVWPAGLLLDRGIDPLKDVTPVTLKGHDQGVIAVLNGDVDAAAIFQDARNTVAKDYPTVFEDTRVLAFTEPIPNDTIAVRTDMNADWTAKIKQAFIDIGKDTEGHQIIKEIYTHEGYVESDDSKFEIVRQYGEKVKGE; encoded by the coding sequence TTGGAGGGTGTTCGTTTGAAGAAGTCTGCTTTATTTTTACCATTGTTGATTTTGGTTCTGTTTCTGAGTGCTTGTGGGTCTAGCAGTAGTACAACAGGTTCGGCTAACGGGGATAATGCGAGTTCTAATGCATCCGGTACGTCTACGGCAGAGACAGAGAAAGCTGTCGAAGGTTATGTGCCAACTGAATTGACGGTTCAATTTGTTCCTTCCCAGAACGCAGATACGCTTGAAGCCAAAGCGAAACCGCTGGAGAAGTTGCTTGGTGACAAACTGGGCATTCCGGTAAAAGTTAGCGTATCCACCGACTACAACACAATTATTGAAGCAATGGCTTCCAACAAAGTAGACGTAGGTTTCTTGCCTCCGACAGCTTATGTACTGGCTAAAGAAAAAGGCGCTGCGCAGGTTATTTTGCAAGCACAACGTTTCGGTGTAAATGATGAGACAGGTGCTCCAACCGAAGAGTTGGCGGATTCCTATAAATCCATGTTCATTGTAAAAAAAGATTCGCCGATTCAATCCATCGAAGATCTTAAAGGTAAAAAAGTCGCTTACCAAAACGTAACGTCTTCCGCAGGCTATGTATGGCCAGCAGGTCTGTTGCTGGACAGAGGCATTGATCCATTAAAAGATGTAACACCTGTAACGTTGAAAGGTCATGACCAAGGTGTTATCGCTGTATTAAACGGTGACGTTGATGCAGCAGCTATTTTCCAAGATGCCCGCAACACGGTAGCCAAAGACTATCCGACTGTATTTGAAGATACACGAGTACTGGCGTTCACTGAGCCTATTCCTAACGATACCATTGCCGTTCGTACAGACATGAATGCAGATTGGACTGCGAAGATCAAACAAGCCTTCATCGATATCGGTAAAGATACTGAAGGTCACCAGATCATCAAAGAAATCTATACGCATGAAGGTTATGTAGAGTCCGATGATAGCAAGTTTGAGATCGTTCGTCAGTATGGCGAAAAAGTGAAAGGTGAATAA
- the phnC gene encoding phosphonate ABC transporter ATP-binding protein, whose translation MIELHNVTKTYANGTKGLDNINLKFEQGEFIAVVGLSGAGKSTLLRSINRLHDISEGEILINGSSITKAQGKRLRMIRRDIGMIFQSFNLVKRSSVLRNVLAGRVGYHSTMRTILGRFPKEDIELAFTALDRVNISEKAYSRADQLSGGQQQRVAIARVLAQEAKIILADEPVASLDPLTTKQVMDDLKRINQDLGITTIVNLHFIDLAREYATRIVGLRAGEVVFDGPVEEATDERFAEIYGRPILADELLDKQAVHEQGEVVV comes from the coding sequence ATGATTGAGCTTCATAACGTTACCAAAACTTACGCTAACGGCACCAAGGGCCTGGATAATATTAATCTGAAATTTGAGCAGGGTGAATTCATTGCTGTAGTGGGTCTGTCCGGTGCAGGTAAATCAACGCTCTTACGCTCCATTAACCGACTGCACGACATTAGTGAGGGCGAGATTCTGATTAACGGAAGTTCCATCACGAAGGCACAAGGCAAACGGCTACGGATGATCAGACGTGACATCGGCATGATCTTCCAGAGTTTCAATCTGGTGAAACGGTCCAGTGTACTACGTAATGTACTCGCTGGACGCGTTGGATACCATTCCACCATGCGTACCATTCTGGGTCGTTTTCCAAAAGAGGATATTGAACTGGCATTCACTGCGCTGGATCGTGTGAATATTTCGGAGAAAGCTTATTCCCGTGCAGATCAGTTGTCTGGTGGACAGCAACAGCGTGTCGCTATTGCCCGTGTACTGGCACAGGAAGCAAAAATCATTCTGGCCGACGAACCGGTTGCTTCACTTGACCCGCTTACAACAAAACAGGTCATGGATGACCTGAAACGCATCAATCAAGACCTTGGGATTACGACCATCGTCAATCTTCACTTTATTGATCTGGCGAGAGAGTATGCGACCCGTATTGTCGGATTGCGAGCAGGTGAGGTGGTCTTCGACGGCCCGGTAGAAGAGGCAACGGATGAGCGCTTTGCAGAAATTTACGGCAGACCAATTCTGGCTGACGAATTGTTGGACAAGCAGGCTGTGCATGAGCAGGGAGAAGTTGTGGTATGA
- the phnE gene encoding phosphonate ABC transporter, permease protein PhnE encodes MKGQSNVPLQNSGGVGKEPGSSPAQVVNRPKPPGRTKHLLTLVIILLLLWASAKQTDASFTELFQGFPEMWKLLKEMFPPRWSYFDNIVQGMLETIRMALIGTTIGAIIAIPISIICAGNLMPSRWIYYPARFLLNLIRTVPDLLLAALFVAVFGLGPIPGILALAVFSIGLIAKLTYETLETIDQGPLEAMTAVGMNRIQLIVYGVVPQLAAQFTSYVLYAFEINIRAAAILGLVGAGGIGLYYEATLGFLEYDKTSVIILFTLVIVLVIDYVSTKLREKLL; translated from the coding sequence ATGAAGGGGCAGTCCAACGTTCCACTTCAGAATTCAGGCGGAGTGGGGAAGGAACCTGGTTCCAGCCCGGCTCAGGTTGTGAATCGCCCAAAACCGCCTGGGCGTACGAAACATTTGCTCACCTTAGTGATCATTCTGCTCCTTCTGTGGGCCAGTGCCAAGCAGACGGATGCCAGCTTCACGGAGTTATTTCAGGGATTCCCTGAAATGTGGAAATTGTTGAAGGAAATGTTTCCACCCCGGTGGAGCTACTTTGATAATATCGTGCAAGGCATGCTGGAAACGATCCGAATGGCCCTGATTGGGACAACCATTGGTGCGATTATTGCGATTCCGATCTCGATCATCTGTGCCGGTAACCTGATGCCGAGTCGCTGGATCTACTATCCGGCACGCTTTCTGCTGAACCTGATTCGGACCGTGCCGGATCTGCTGCTTGCTGCTTTGTTCGTTGCTGTGTTTGGTTTGGGGCCCATCCCCGGAATTTTGGCACTGGCTGTGTTCTCGATAGGTCTGATTGCGAAGTTGACCTATGAGACGCTGGAAACCATTGATCAGGGGCCGCTGGAAGCGATGACGGCTGTTGGTATGAACCGAATTCAGCTCATTGTATATGGCGTGGTGCCGCAACTGGCTGCCCAGTTCACATCCTATGTGCTGTATGCCTTCGAAATTAATATACGTGCTGCTGCCATTCTGGGACTGGTGGGAGCCGGAGGGATTGGACTCTACTATGAGGCCACACTTGGGTTCCTGGAGTATGACAAGACCAGCGTAATCATTCTGTTTACCCTCGTCATCGTTCTGGTCATTGATTATGTAAGTACTAAGCTGCGGGAGAAATTGCTATGA
- the phnE gene encoding phosphonate ABC transporter, permease protein PhnE, whose amino-acid sequence MMKNETSRIRPKPRKNPLRWVIVLLLILVYVWALAGVPFTGFKETAAQIMKAIVAGIFSPDWDFVYLPEGEDLLRGLLDTLAISVLGTVISAVLCIPFAFWSARNMSGHRSISGAGKMVLSFIRTFPEIIMALLFIKAVGPGSFAGVLALGLHSIGMLGKLYADEVENIDYGPSEALLASGANRMQQLWFAILPQVMPGFLNYTLYRFEINVRSATILGVIGAGGIGTPLIFALSTRNWPRVGIILLGIIVMITIIDLISGYIRKKLV is encoded by the coding sequence ATGATGAAAAATGAAACAAGCCGCATCCGGCCTAAACCACGGAAGAACCCGCTACGCTGGGTCATTGTGTTACTGTTAATCCTTGTGTATGTCTGGGCGCTTGCCGGTGTACCGTTTACTGGTTTCAAGGAAACTGCCGCTCAGATTATGAAAGCCATTGTAGCCGGAATTTTCTCACCGGATTGGGATTTTGTATATTTGCCTGAAGGAGAAGACTTGCTGCGAGGATTGTTGGATACGCTGGCAATCTCTGTGTTGGGTACCGTGATCTCAGCTGTGCTCTGTATTCCATTTGCCTTCTGGTCTGCCCGTAACATGAGTGGGCATCGTTCCATCTCGGGTGCAGGCAAAATGGTACTCAGCTTTATTCGCACGTTCCCTGAGATTATCATGGCCTTGTTGTTCATTAAGGCAGTAGGTCCCGGATCGTTTGCAGGGGTTCTAGCCCTTGGGTTACACTCCATCGGCATGTTGGGTAAATTATATGCGGATGAAGTTGAAAATATCGACTATGGCCCATCTGAGGCGCTGCTTGCCTCTGGAGCCAATCGCATGCAGCAGTTGTGGTTTGCCATCCTGCCGCAGGTTATGCCTGGCTTCCTGAACTATACGCTGTATCGTTTCGAGATTAATGTACGTTCCGCGACCATACTGGGTGTAATTGGAGCAGGGGGAATTGGTACACCACTGATCTTTGCATTGAGCACCCGGAACTGGCCGCGAGTAGGTATAATTCTGCTGGGTATAATCGTGATGATCACGATTATCGACTTGATCTCGGGGTATATTCGTAAGAAGCTGGTGTAG
- a CDS encoding DUF5316 family protein: MNFFIYCGIALLFVSGLCFGAWTTGSQQRGNFHSENEKERNIKKKIGTWSALVGVLSFALAGIMSLVS; this comes from the coding sequence ATGAATTTTTTTATCTATTGTGGGATAGCACTCCTTTTTGTTTCTGGTCTTTGTTTTGGAGCATGGACTACTGGATCACAACAAAGAGGGAATTTTCATTCTGAAAATGAAAAAGAACGTAATATAAAAAAAAAAATTGGCACATGGTCGGCTTTAGTTGGAGTTCTTTCCTTTGCCCTTGCTGGCATAATGTCTCTAGTAAGCTAA